One window from the genome of Leptospira broomii serovar Hurstbridge str. 5399 encodes:
- a CDS encoding alpha/beta hydrolase — protein MSLNIPLEQIGPLKAARVKGDPNAPYVIFFHGYGANAYDLLPLYSYMDVPKGTNFIFPDGILEIPLMPGYNGRAWFPIDMEALQRAMMTGGYRDFSDRYPKGLEEAREKAVQMIEALNVPMDRIVLGGFSQGSMLATDIVLRAEAKPKGLVILSGTLIDEPEWSLLAKKTPGYPFFQSHGRMDPVLGYPAAKKLETLLKEAGWKGEMLAFPGGHEIPEVVLLGMNRYLKDLFQ, from the coding sequence ATGTCTCTTAATATTCCATTAGAACAGATCGGTCCTTTGAAGGCCGCTCGGGTCAAAGGCGATCCAAATGCACCTTACGTGATTTTTTTTCACGGGTATGGCGCGAACGCTTACGATCTTCTCCCGCTTTATTCTTATATGGATGTTCCCAAAGGCACGAATTTTATTTTTCCTGATGGTATCTTGGAAATTCCCTTAATGCCCGGTTATAACGGACGAGCTTGGTTTCCGATCGATATGGAAGCATTGCAACGGGCAATGATGACCGGCGGATATCGGGACTTTTCGGATCGTTATCCGAAAGGGTTAGAGGAAGCGAGAGAGAAGGCCGTGCAAATGATCGAGGCCCTAAATGTTCCGATGGATCGAATCGTCTTAGGAGGGTTTAGTCAAGGTTCGATGCTCGCCACCGATATCGTTCTCAGAGCGGAAGCGAAGCCGAAAGGATTAGTCATACTTTCGGGTACTCTAATCGATGAACCGGAATGGTCCTTGTTAGCCAAAAAGACTCCAGGCTATCCTTTTTTTCAAAGTCATGGTCGGATGGATCCTGTCCTGGGTTACCCTGCGGCAAAGAAACTGGAAACTTTATTAAAAGAAGCGGGCTGGAAAGGGGAGATGCTGGCGTTTCCTGGTGGACATGAAATCCCGGAGGTAGTACTCCTCGGTATGAACCGTTATTTAAAAGATCTCTTCCAATGA
- a CDS encoding motility protein A, translating to MDIASLIGLGSALVVVAFGILSAGLNPIDIVDIPSVLITFGGATACTIMAVPWQSTLDVGKITRKAFREEKSDLVELIKTLVSFSEKARREGLLALEDDVNELPEEFLRKGITLVVDGTDPELVRNIMETEMGNIATRHSQGKAWWENWGALAPAFGMIGTLIGLVQMLKNLGSGDPSAIGTGMAAALITTLYGSMGANMFAIPIMKKLIRKSEDELLIKQIMIEGTLSIQSGDNPRIVKDKLASFLPPSERGVLKEEGD from the coding sequence ATGGATATAGCATCACTCATCGGTTTGGGTTCCGCTTTAGTCGTTGTGGCCTTCGGTATTCTTTCCGCAGGGTTGAACCCGATTGATATCGTGGATATTCCCTCGGTTTTGATTACGTTCGGGGGCGCTACCGCCTGTACGATTATGGCGGTTCCCTGGCAGTCGACTCTAGACGTCGGTAAAATTACTCGTAAGGCGTTTCGTGAAGAAAAGAGCGACTTGGTGGAACTGATTAAGACTCTAGTTTCCTTTTCCGAGAAGGCAAGACGGGAAGGTCTCCTCGCTCTGGAAGACGACGTTAACGAATTACCGGAGGAGTTCCTACGAAAAGGAATTACCTTAGTCGTGGACGGAACGGATCCTGAATTAGTACGAAATATTATGGAAACCGAAATGGGAAATATCGCCACCCGCCATTCGCAGGGAAAAGCTTGGTGGGAAAACTGGGGCGCTCTTGCTCCCGCATTCGGGATGATCGGAACGCTAATCGGACTCGTGCAGATGCTTAAAAACCTCGGTTCCGGGGATCCGAGTGCGATCGGAACCGGGATGGCTGCGGCTTTGATCACCACTCTTTACGGATCGATGGGTGCGAATATGTTCGCCATTCCCATTATGAAAAAATTAATTCGTAAATCGGAAGATGAATTACTAATAAAGCAAATTATGATAGAGGGAACTCTTTCCATTCAATCCGGAGACAACCCTCGGATCGTGAAAGACAAACTTGCCAGCTTCCTGCCGCCGTCCGAACGAGGCGTCTTGAAGGAAGAAGGGGATTAA
- a CDS encoding thiolase domain-containing protein: MREVAIVGAYETLHGNHKDRTLRDLVTEAGNGAVRDSGIDRKEIQAVYVGNYAGNEFNAQNTMGSYAANLLGLGDRPAIRTEGACASGGIAMRQGFLAVASGLYDTVLVLGVEKMNGLDPESTMEIVARGQDQDVEGGYCISGPSGFALNATRHMHEFGTTKEMLSKVAEKNYYHGSLNPFAHKQKEISFNNIMKARMVTTPFGFHDVSLVTDAAAAVIITTKEKAKSIRKDYVLVKGSGIGGDYFNVTLKKDSVSFPASLQAAAEAFKMSGLERKEIDVLECHDCFTITEIINIEDLGFVEKGKGGPFTLEGHTRLGGKLPVNTSGGLKAKGHPVGATGVGQVVEMTFQLRNQAEKRQVTNARTALTHVLGGPGAVSIVHILQRGD, encoded by the coding sequence ATGAGAGAAGTCGCGATCGTAGGAGCCTACGAAACGCTCCATGGAAATCATAAAGACAGAACGCTTAGGGATTTGGTAACCGAAGCCGGAAACGGAGCCGTTCGGGACTCCGGAATCGATCGAAAAGAAATTCAAGCCGTCTATGTGGGAAATTACGCAGGTAACGAATTCAACGCTCAGAACACGATGGGTTCTTACGCAGCCAACTTACTAGGATTAGGCGACAGACCGGCAATACGAACCGAAGGGGCTTGTGCCTCCGGAGGAATCGCAATGAGACAAGGATTTCTTGCCGTAGCATCGGGGCTGTACGATACGGTCCTAGTTTTAGGAGTAGAGAAGATGAACGGCCTGGACCCGGAATCGACGATGGAAATCGTCGCACGCGGTCAGGACCAAGACGTAGAAGGCGGGTACTGTATTTCCGGACCATCCGGCTTTGCGCTCAACGCGACTCGACACATGCACGAATTCGGCACGACCAAGGAAATGCTCTCTAAGGTTGCCGAAAAAAACTATTATCATGGAAGTTTAAATCCTTTCGCTCATAAACAAAAAGAGATTTCGTTTAATAATATAATGAAGGCAAGAATGGTTACGACTCCATTCGGATTTCATGATGTTTCTCTAGTAACGGATGCAGCTGCCGCTGTAATCATTACGACAAAAGAAAAAGCGAAATCGATTAGAAAAGATTACGTTTTAGTAAAAGGGTCCGGAATCGGCGGAGATTACTTTAATGTGACCCTAAAGAAAGATTCGGTCAGTTTTCCAGCTTCGCTTCAAGCCGCTGCCGAAGCGTTTAAGATGTCGGGCCTAGAAAGAAAAGAGATCGACGTACTGGAATGCCATGACTGTTTTACGATCACCGAGATCATAAATATAGAGGATCTAGGATTCGTGGAAAAAGGAAAAGGCGGCCCATTTACTTTGGAAGGCCATACTCGTCTTGGCGGAAAACTGCCTGTCAATACTTCGGGAGGCCTAAAAGCAAAAGGCCACCCTGTCGGCGCGACCGGAGTTGGACAAGTCGTAGAAATGACATTTCAGTTAAGGAACCAAGCCGAAAAACGGCAGGTTACAAATGCTCGAACCGCACTGACCCATGTTTTGGGCGGTCCCGGTGCCGTTAGTATCGTACATATTCTGCAGAGAGGCGACTAA
- a CDS encoding bestrophin family protein has protein sequence MYTSRSIKPAIMFHYAWKMLLIYAAISGSVYLLVNYFGFKTAALPFLPISLIGMVVAFFLGFKNNSSYGRLWEAQQIWGRIVNNSRNWASMVLHQIRNQLPENSLRESEFHRIRKELIYRQIAFANALRYQLRMSNTRSKSDTARKLVTLSHPEAEKSVRKELIPFLDESEISFLETKTNPAAHILNLQYSRLTELHDLGILDPTAKLEMARVIAENYQCQGECESIKLFPLPRQYSYFSKVFVWIFILLLPFGLLSEFEKAGDTLVWLMIPAHILISWVFMVTEQIGDDSENPFENAINDIPMTAICRNIEIDLREFLGETELPSKLEPINDILL, from the coding sequence ATGTACACCTCTCGTTCCATAAAACCCGCAATCATGTTCCACTATGCCTGGAAAATGCTTTTGATTTATGCAGCCATCTCCGGTTCCGTTTATTTATTAGTGAATTATTTCGGATTTAAAACCGCAGCTCTTCCTTTCTTGCCGATCAGCCTAATCGGAATGGTGGTCGCGTTTTTCTTAGGATTTAAGAATAACTCGTCCTATGGTCGCCTCTGGGAAGCTCAGCAAATATGGGGCCGAATCGTAAATAACAGTCGTAATTGGGCTTCGATGGTTTTGCATCAGATACGGAATCAGCTTCCGGAAAATTCCTTACGCGAATCGGAGTTTCATCGAATAAGGAAAGAGCTGATATATCGGCAAATAGCTTTTGCAAACGCTTTACGATATCAATTAAGAATGTCTAATACGCGTAGCAAGTCCGATACTGCAAGGAAACTGGTCACACTATCACATCCGGAAGCGGAGAAGAGCGTACGCAAGGAATTAATTCCTTTTTTAGACGAGTCCGAAATTTCATTTCTCGAAACGAAAACAAATCCGGCTGCACACATACTGAACCTACAATACTCGCGATTAACGGAATTACACGATTTGGGAATTTTAGATCCGACGGCAAAATTAGAGATGGCCCGAGTAATCGCCGAGAATTATCAATGTCAAGGAGAATGCGAAAGCATCAAATTATTCCCTTTGCCTCGACAATATTCGTATTTCAGTAAAGTATTCGTATGGATTTTCATACTTCTACTTCCCTTCGGTCTTTTGAGCGAATTCGAAAAAGCGGGCGATACCCTGGTATGGCTTATGATTCCCGCACATATTCTTATCTCCTGGGTTTTTATGGTTACAGAACAGATCGGCGACGATAGCGAAAATCCTTTTGAAAACGCCATTAACGATATCCCAATGACGGCAATCTGCCGAAATATTGAAATTGACTTACGCGAATTTTTGGGCGAAACTGAACTTCCTTCGAAATTAGAACCGATAAACGACATCTTACTATGA
- a CDS encoding flagellar basal body-associated FliL family protein has translation MGDPEIDEEEGGVPAADGGAGSSPLIKWLIYIAGAVFGIIIVVLVSMFVAKQAATSTFREMKNVSLVKPPPPLVTFAFQEEFRINTADKGETHFVKMKLSFGVAKDDTKITNELAERIAQMRDLVNLIVGRKTKDDLIDVEDQLDLREEIKAQINHILSEGKIQEVYFTEFIVN, from the coding sequence ATGGGTGATCCCGAAATAGACGAAGAAGAAGGCGGCGTCCCTGCCGCGGACGGCGGAGCCGGTTCTTCTCCACTTATAAAATGGCTCATCTATATTGCGGGAGCCGTATTTGGAATTATCATCGTTGTGCTTGTATCTATGTTTGTCGCAAAGCAGGCCGCCACGAGTACGTTTCGGGAAATGAAAAACGTTTCCTTGGTGAAACCTCCTCCTCCTTTAGTTACGTTCGCATTCCAGGAAGAATTTAGGATCAATACGGCCGATAAGGGTGAAACTCACTTCGTCAAAATGAAACTCTCTTTCGGTGTTGCGAAAGACGATACGAAGATAACGAACGAATTGGCGGAACGGATCGCTCAGATGCGGGATTTGGTGAACTTGATCGTAGGTCGTAAGACCAAGGACGATCTAATCGACGTGGAAGATCAATTGGATCTTCGCGAGGAAATCAAAGCTCAAATTAACCATATACTCTCGGAAGGAAAGATTCAGGAAGTCTACTTTACGGAATTCATAGTGAACTAA
- a CDS encoding c-type cytochrome — translation MKNRALLISASATMIALALVLNCGDKNESKKEAAAPAATAAPALTPELEQGKEIFAANCASCHGEKGAGDGLAAANLNPKPRNYKAPAKEWKNGPTEAGILKTLNNGIPGGTMVAFKYLGDDKLKLVAKYVIHLTQN, via the coding sequence ATGAAAAATAGGGCTCTATTAATTTCCGCCTCCGCGACAATGATCGCTTTGGCTCTGGTTTTGAATTGTGGTGATAAAAACGAATCTAAAAAGGAAGCGGCTGCGCCTGCTGCTACCGCGGCTCCTGCACTCACTCCTGAATTGGAGCAGGGAAAAGAAATCTTTGCTGCGAACTGTGCATCTTGCCACGGTGAAAAAGGTGCAGGGGATGGACTCGCAGCGGCGAACCTAAATCCTAAACCGCGTAATTATAAAGCTCCGGCTAAAGAATGGAAGAACGGACCGACGGAAGCCGGTATTCTAAAAACGTTAAATAACGGAATTCCCGGCGGCACGATGGTGGCCTTTAAGTATCTAGGCGACGATAAACTTAAATTAGTCGCAAAATACGTAATCCACCTCACGCAAAACTAA
- a CDS encoding STAS domain-containing protein, with protein sequence MSDEFKITVDLEPSVPVLHISGEITSDADEDIINKYHSIPELRRARVILNFHGTSYINSAGLATLISLITKAAESSAKIEFAGLNDHFRKVMDIVGLTDFVLIHNTLQEALG encoded by the coding sequence ATGTCTGACGAATTCAAAATAACCGTGGACTTGGAGCCGTCTGTACCGGTGTTACATATCTCAGGCGAGATCACTTCCGATGCCGACGAAGACATCATCAACAAATATCATTCTATTCCGGAATTGCGTAGAGCTCGAGTAATTCTGAATTTTCACGGCACATCTTATATCAATTCTGCGGGATTGGCAACGTTGATCAGTTTGATTACAAAGGCCGCGGAATCTTCCGCAAAGATCGAGTTTGCGGGTTTAAACGATCATTTCCGTAAAGTGATGGATATAGTCGGATTGACTGACTTCGTATTGATCCATAATACTCTTCAAGAAGCTTTAGGTTAA
- a CDS encoding Zn-ribbon domain-containing OB-fold protein → METVEINVLKGKKCTSCGFEMTEPAVACTRCGSDSLQEKVFSGKGKVYTYTVVHVGFGHLASKAPYVLAVIDLEEGAKTMGILEGLSEGKPVTESVRIDMPVIFDRTEPKTGSFFKPIK, encoded by the coding sequence ATGGAGACCGTAGAAATAAACGTGCTCAAGGGAAAGAAATGTACCTCCTGCGGATTTGAAATGACCGAGCCGGCAGTCGCTTGCACTCGTTGCGGAAGCGATTCCTTACAGGAAAAAGTCTTTAGTGGAAAGGGAAAAGTCTATACCTACACGGTCGTTCATGTAGGCTTCGGTCATCTAGCGTCGAAAGCTCCTTATGTTCTTGCAGTCATCGATCTAGAGGAAGGGGCAAAGACGATGGGTATCCTGGAAGGTCTATCGGAAGGGAAGCCCGTCACTGAATCCGTCAGGATCGATATGCCTGTCATATTCGATAGGACGGAGCCTAAAACCGGGTCCTTCTTTAAACCGATCAAATAA
- a CDS encoding CDGSH iron-sulfur domain-containing protein, whose product MDTIKGKNVTIFFDGNKCIHSRNCVLNRPDVFVPNVDGDWIYPDRASEEEIKQLALNCPSGAIKFEANSSVSESAPNVNVVRVRENGPLAFNADMDIVGHGLEFRATLCRCGASKNKPFCDSSHTTIEFLATGEPTAESEPKTLAARNGKLLITPTENGPLKVQGNLEICTGTGHMINRIDKTYLCRCGGSSNKPYCDGTHKKIKFSSE is encoded by the coding sequence ATGGACACGATAAAAGGCAAAAACGTAACTATCTTTTTTGACGGGAACAAATGCATCCATTCTCGTAATTGCGTGCTGAATCGACCCGATGTATTCGTCCCAAACGTCGATGGAGATTGGATTTATCCGGACCGAGCATCGGAAGAGGAAATCAAGCAATTGGCGCTTAATTGTCCTTCCGGAGCAATTAAATTCGAAGCGAATTCAAGTGTATCCGAATCCGCACCTAACGTAAACGTAGTTCGCGTTCGTGAAAACGGGCCCCTCGCATTTAACGCCGATATGGATATTGTCGGGCACGGATTGGAGTTTAGAGCCACTCTTTGTCGATGCGGGGCGTCTAAGAATAAACCGTTCTGCGATAGCAGCCATACCACCATCGAATTCCTTGCGACCGGAGAGCCTACCGCCGAGTCAGAACCGAAAACACTTGCCGCTCGGAATGGTAAGTTGCTGATCACTCCTACCGAAAATGGTCCGTTAAAGGTCCAAGGAAATCTAGAAATTTGTACCGGCACAGGCCACATGATCAATCGTATCGATAAAACGTACCTGTGCAGATGCGGCGGCTCTTCAAATAAGCCTTATTGCGATGGAACGCATAAAAAAATTAAGTTCTCTTCGGAATGA
- the motB gene encoding flagellar motor protein MotB has protein sequence MAQQKCPECIQNIPEYMLTYGDMVTLLLCFFIMLYKTGKTNAIEMQIILSAFKTTTGFFDGGQTLSKGKLEEMGMNIESLPSMTTGKALSKSKKTATELFKPEIEAGKVRVTEDERGLVISLVGADYFGPGSAILNDPIKSTLKKASGLIKDLERFVRVEGHCDADAVVPGANPNREERAYLNNWDLAGARAINSTDYLVGVGRLDPSWFQAVSFGSYRPLAVEYEGTPEAKAFNRRIDIVILTDKSTKRGPHESNYGLPKSRVPGSETSTESGF, from the coding sequence ATGGCGCAGCAAAAATGTCCAGAATGCATTCAGAACATCCCCGAATACATGCTTACGTACGGGGACATGGTGACCCTTCTACTATGTTTTTTTATCATGCTTTATAAGACCGGTAAGACGAATGCGATCGAGATGCAGATCATTTTATCCGCATTTAAAACGACGACCGGATTCTTTGACGGGGGACAGACCCTATCAAAAGGTAAGTTGGAAGAGATGGGGATGAATATCGAAAGTCTTCCTTCGATGACCACCGGCAAGGCTCTATCCAAATCCAAGAAGACCGCGACCGAACTATTCAAACCGGAGATCGAAGCGGGCAAGGTTCGCGTAACGGAAGATGAACGTGGACTCGTCATTAGCTTGGTAGGCGCCGATTATTTCGGACCCGGCTCGGCGATTCTTAATGATCCTATTAAATCGACGCTTAAGAAAGCGAGCGGATTAATAAAAGACTTAGAGCGTTTCGTAAGGGTGGAAGGACATTGCGATGCGGACGCTGTCGTTCCCGGGGCTAATCCGAATCGGGAAGAACGTGCCTATCTTAATAATTGGGATCTGGCAGGTGCAAGGGCGATTAATTCCACCGATTATTTAGTCGGTGTCGGTAGGCTTGATCCGAGTTGGTTTCAGGCCGTAAGTTTCGGGTCCTATCGACCTTTGGCCGTAGAATACGAAGGCACACCAGAGGCAAAAGCATTCAATCGAAGGATAGATATCGTAATCTTAACCGATAAATCCACGAAGAGAGGACCGCATGAATCCAATTACGGTCTGCCGAAGAGCCGAGTACCAGGTTCGGAAACTTCCACCGAAAGTGGATTTTAA
- a CDS encoding glucose 1-dehydrogenase has protein sequence MAKQFEGKVALITGAASPRGLGRAIANTIAKEGGDIVVADLNKEHIEQAAAEIAKEFGVKAIGVAANVTKPEDCDAVIAAVKDKFGKLDFLVNNAGVLKDNLFIRMTEQEFDFVMDVNAKGVFLMTKSASKLLLKAPSARIVNISSLSGLTGQPGQANYSSSKAAVIALTKVAAREFSGRGVLVNAVCPGYVQTDMTSSLSEEVQKKLTDPSFIPLKRPGTQQEIANAVEFFLSDKASYITGTYLRVDGGAGIGL, from the coding sequence ATGGCAAAACAATTCGAAGGCAAAGTTGCATTAATCACCGGCGCCGCTTCTCCCAGAGGATTAGGAAGAGCGATTGCAAATACGATCGCAAAGGAAGGCGGAGATATCGTCGTCGCCGATTTAAATAAGGAACATATAGAACAGGCTGCCGCAGAGATCGCTAAAGAGTTCGGAGTGAAAGCCATCGGAGTAGCTGCAAACGTTACTAAACCGGAAGATTGCGATGCAGTTATCGCCGCAGTGAAAGACAAATTCGGCAAATTGGACTTCTTGGTAAACAATGCAGGAGTTTTAAAAGACAATTTGTTCATCCGCATGACGGAGCAAGAGTTTGACTTCGTTATGGACGTAAATGCAAAAGGCGTTTTCCTTATGACCAAGTCCGCCTCAAAATTACTTTTGAAAGCGCCTTCCGCTCGAATCGTAAATATTTCTTCCCTCTCCGGTCTAACCGGACAACCCGGCCAAGCGAACTATTCGTCTTCCAAGGCCGCCGTCATTGCGTTAACAAAAGTGGCAGCAAGAGAATTCTCCGGTCGCGGGGTATTGGTAAATGCGGTATGCCCGGGCTATGTTCAAACGGATATGACGTCATCCCTTTCGGAGGAAGTTCAAAAGAAACTAACGGATCCTTCTTTCATTCCGTTAAAGAGACCGGGAACGCAGCAAGAAATCGCTAACGCGGTGGAATTCTTCCTGTCGGATAAGGCTTCATATATCACCGGTACGTATCTCCGCGTGGACGGCGGAGCAGGGATCGGGTTATAA
- the kdsB gene encoding 3-deoxy-manno-octulosonate cytidylyltransferase, protein MTNSKVLGVIPARFGSSRFPGKPLVNIGDFPMILWTYKNSLKSSLVNELVVATDDERILMVVLDNGGNAVMTSPDHPSGTDRIREVALRFPHFGVVVNIQGDEPGIEAELIDGVARLKIDRNDWAMTTAAAPMDPVEITDPNRVKVVMDSKGKALYFSRSPIPSQFKKNVPAFRHLGIYAYDRDFLLSYPDLPASPLEDSESLEQLRALEAGYSIGVHITERAALSVDTPNDLKLVIQDFQAKGLI, encoded by the coding sequence ATGACAAATTCCAAAGTACTCGGAGTCATCCCGGCAAGGTTCGGAAGTTCAAGGTTTCCGGGAAAGCCCCTTGTTAATATAGGGGATTTTCCTATGATTCTTTGGACATATAAGAATTCACTAAAGTCTTCTTTAGTGAATGAGCTTGTAGTCGCCACCGACGATGAGCGAATTCTGATGGTCGTTCTGGACAACGGGGGGAACGCCGTAATGACATCTCCCGATCATCCGTCCGGAACGGATAGAATCCGGGAGGTCGCCTTACGATTTCCGCACTTCGGCGTGGTTGTAAATATACAAGGCGACGAACCGGGGATAGAGGCCGAATTGATCGACGGTGTGGCTCGCCTTAAAATAGATCGAAACGATTGGGCCATGACTACCGCGGCAGCTCCGATGGACCCTGTCGAGATCACCGATCCGAATCGGGTTAAAGTCGTGATGGATTCGAAGGGTAAAGCCTTGTATTTTTCCCGTTCCCCGATTCCCAGCCAGTTCAAGAAAAACGTTCCTGCGTTTCGGCATCTCGGGATCTACGCTTACGATCGTGATTTCTTGTTAAGTTATCCCGATCTTCCTGCGAGCCCGTTGGAGGATTCGGAATCTTTGGAACAGCTACGGGCTCTGGAAGCAGGCTATTCGATCGGAGTACATATAACGGAACGCGCTGCATTGAGCGTGGACACCCCGAATGATTTAAAATTAGTAATCCAGGATTTTCAAGCCAAAGGCCTGATATAG
- a CDS encoding flagellar FlbD family protein produces the protein MITLHRLKGTEFVLNATHIECIEANPDTTITLSNDRKYVVQESVPQVIEKIIEFKKRVLVFPIGSTPDQFKKVD, from the coding sequence TTGATTACCCTGCACCGTTTAAAGGGGACGGAATTCGTCCTGAACGCTACTCATATAGAATGTATCGAGGCTAATCCTGATACGACGATCACTCTTTCGAATGATCGAAAGTATGTTGTGCAGGAGAGCGTTCCGCAAGTGATCGAAAAGATTATCGAGTTCAAAAAGAGGGTATTAGTCTTTCCGATAGGCTCTACTCCCGACCAATTTAAGAAGGTAGATTAA
- a CDS encoding winged helix-turn-helix transcriptional regulator produces the protein MIELNNKTFTCPVDVSLSFFVGKWKILILSHLYHFKHKSYKDIKVNLPGISEKILVQQLKELEGNKLLNREIKSERPLRVEYSLTDFGRSLAPLFEFLSEWGIDYLKKNGIDYIQDQHLYK, from the coding sequence ATGATTGAACTGAATAATAAAACCTTTACCTGTCCTGTCGACGTATCTCTCAGTTTCTTCGTCGGAAAATGGAAGATACTGATACTATCTCATCTTTATCACTTTAAACATAAAAGTTACAAAGATATAAAGGTGAACCTACCCGGAATTTCGGAAAAAATATTAGTTCAGCAACTGAAGGAGTTGGAAGGAAACAAACTTCTGAACAGAGAAATCAAATCCGAAAGGCCGTTACGAGTGGAATATTCTCTGACCGATTTCGGCAGATCGTTGGCGCCGTTATTCGAATTTTTAAGCGAATGGGGAATCGATTACTTAAAGAAAAACGGAATCGATTATATTCAGGATCAACATTTATACAAATAA
- a CDS encoding glycosyltransferase — translation MKVAVIHDWLNGMRGGEVVLDSLLKIFPNADLFTLFYEPGKLNERIETRKITTAFTDRLPFKSKYRWYLPLFPTAIESLDLRGYDLVFSSSHCVAKGVIPDPDAIHISYVHSPMRYVWDLYYDYFPARKGLKFFAFQAISNYLRMWDAASANRVDSFLANSAFVGRRIKKFYRRDSTIIHPPCLPEGFKVKRIQKEEFDLIVSAFAPYKRIDLAIEAYRKNGRRLKILGSGQEYKNLVKLLPPNVEILPHRPRSEVIEYLSRAKVFVFPGMEDFGIAPVEAQGYCTPVIAYGKGGALETVVGGKTGVFFGEQTADALNSALIRSDSIEWKPKNFQTSVNRFTEEKFIIQISKAVDSINKNSRSRKGN, via the coding sequence ATGAAAGTCGCCGTCATTCATGATTGGTTAAACGGAATGCGCGGAGGGGAAGTCGTTTTGGACTCCCTTCTCAAGATATTTCCGAATGCCGACCTATTTACCTTGTTTTACGAACCGGGCAAACTCAACGAAAGAATCGAAACTCGTAAAATCACGACAGCTTTCACCGATAGACTTCCGTTTAAATCCAAGTACAGGTGGTATCTTCCTCTGTTTCCGACTGCGATAGAATCTTTGGATCTTCGCGGCTATGACTTGGTATTTTCCTCCTCGCATTGTGTGGCTAAGGGGGTGATTCCGGATCCGGATGCGATTCATATTAGTTATGTGCATTCCCCGATGCGTTATGTTTGGGATCTATATTACGATTATTTTCCGGCTCGAAAAGGGCTGAAGTTTTTTGCGTTCCAAGCGATATCGAATTACCTTAGAATGTGGGATGCGGCTTCGGCAAATAGAGTGGATTCTTTTTTGGCGAATTCCGCGTTTGTAGGAAGGAGAATTAAAAAATTCTATCGACGAGACTCTACAATCATCCATCCCCCTTGTCTTCCGGAAGGATTTAAAGTAAAGAGGATTCAAAAAGAGGAATTTGATTTGATTGTTTCCGCCTTTGCTCCTTATAAAAGGATAGATCTGGCGATCGAGGCATACCGGAAAAACGGTCGTCGATTAAAGATCCTGGGAAGCGGCCAAGAATATAAGAATCTGGTTAAACTTCTCCCCCCGAACGTGGAAATACTCCCTCATCGCCCTCGTTCCGAAGTGATCGAGTATCTATCGAGGGCAAAAGTCTTTGTTTTTCCCGGGATGGAGGATTTCGGGATCGCGCCTGTGGAAGCTCAAGGATATTGCACTCCCGTGATTGCATACGGTAAAGGTGGCGCTTTGGAAACCGTGGTAGGCGGAAAAACAGGCGTATTTTTCGGAGAACAGACGGCGGATGCGCTAAATTCAGCTTTAATCCGGTCGGATTCGATCGAATGGAAGCCTAAAAATTTTCAGACCTCCGTGAATCGATTTACTGAGGAAAAATTCATTATCCAAATCTCGAAGGCGGTCGATTCTATAAACAAGAACTCCCGCTCGAGGAAGGGCAATTGA